The window CGAATTTGGAGAAATAGTAGAAATAATTCTACAATCATCACATTTGAAATCGTAGAAATATTGTCTCTCTTTCAAACTCCATTTTTTATTACAACTAGGACAAGGATGGTTGAGGTCATCGCTCTTGTGTTTTCTATAATTGTATAAAAAATAGTAAGTTGGAATATCCGTCAATTCTTCTATTTTTTTGGCTATTTGAATCCCTTGTTTGGATAATTGAGAGCCAAGTTCCTGCATTTGATTTAATGCCCAACGTTCCCCAACTTCACAATTCATCTGAAGGTTATCACAAGCTTGATAATTGGTTTCCCAACTCAAAATGGGCATGTAGCCAAAGTCATAATATTTTGGTAAATGATAAAGAGCAACAGAAGAATTACAGCTGCCACAAGTAATAGGGGAATCAATTGAGATATAATTTGTATTTAAAATATAAAAATCAGATTTTTCACACGAGCAACATCCCAAATAGTCTTCTTGCGTTTTTCCAATTGTTTTAATTGAAATGAATGAATTGCTCAATGTCTGAATTTTTTCTATCCATTTATTTATATAAATATTATTGTTTTCTTCGGCTAAAGAGTTTTCTTCTAATGTATAAGGAAGTGCTACAATCTTATTTCCACTAATATATTGACTTTCTATTTTACCCTGACTTTGTCCATTTCCTCTATAGAATGACATTAACAGATTGAACTCTTGATAAAGCTCATCTTTGCTAAAATCTGAATTTACTTCTATTGAAACTTCTTGTATAAACATTGTGTTGAATATTTTTTAATACATGTATATCTATAATGACAAAACAATTATTTCATCTGACTTTTCAATCTTTCAATCAACATGGTGATGATTCTTTTATTGAAAACTTTGCTGTCAGATTGATATATTTCCAATTCGTCCAAAGTAAACATTCCGATCGTTATCCCGATAAAAATGTTTTTTAACACAGCATCTTTTTGAATACTTTGTTCAACAAATAGTTGTTTTTTAGAAATCGACAAAGAACTAAAATCTGCTTTTTGTCGCAATGCATAATTTGTAAACAATGAAAAATACAAATCATTCTGCAGTTTCAAAATGGGACGCAGCGTTTGATTTTGAAATATTTCTGTTTCTGTAGTTGCTTCGGAATTAATAATATTTAAAGATTCTCTTAAATCTATTTTGTTTGTCATATATTATGATTTATTGAAAACAAATTACTTATAATGCAGATAAAACTTATTTTCAAAAATTTCCTGCGGATCATATTTTCTTTTCAGTTCGAAGAAAGAATCAGATTGAGGATAGACCTTTCTCATTTTTGTTTTATCAATATGAAGACGGTAGGGAAGGTAAAAAGTACCTTCGTTTTTAATGGTCATATCAACCAATTTGTTGGTCAGAATTTTCATTTCATTTTCCTGTTTTACCGTTTTCTTTTGGTTAAACAGTAAAACAAAACCGAAAACATGCTCTCTCGCATAATTCATGTAGCTGTCTTTATCTTTGTCGACGGCTCGAAGGGTAATATTTAATAAATCTATTTCAGAATCCTTTAAAATAGGTTTAATATCTTTTATAAACTGATTAAAATTTCTTTCAGGAATAAAATATTCATGCAGAAGATCGGTAGAATTGGGATCTTTATTCTCTATCAGCGAAACATGACCATTTAATAATTCGTTGCGGGTGAAAACAGTGTTGTTTAAAATCGTATTCATTCCGGTTTCCAAATCCCAGCGAAGTCTTTTTCCGTATTCGCTGTCGACGGTGCTTCTGAAAACAATACGTCTTATTTCTTTATTTTTTGTTTTCTGAGCGGCAAGTGATAATGGTTTAACATCAGATTTTTCAAAATAAATGATCGTTGCTTCATCCAAAAACTTTTTGTCTGAAACTCTCAGTCTTCCAAAAACAAGATTTACATTTTGATTATCGGTGATGAATTTTTTGTAGTAAGAAAGATAGTCATCAGATTTCATGGCGACCGATTTATATTTTAAAGCAAGATTATCGACAACTTTCAGTTTTACATCCAGAATAATCCCGAAAAGTCCATATCCGCCAATCACCAGTTTAAATAATTCAGGATTTTCTTCTCTACTGCAATTGATGATTTCGCCTTTGTCATTCATTAAAGTAAAAGAAATCACACTCGAAGAAACGGGCGGAAGATTTTTTTGCCAACCATGTCCGTTCACACTCATAGAACCACCAATTGAAAACGAACTGAAAGCCTGCATCACCGCAACAGATTTTCCGTATTTGTCTAAATAGTTGATCGCATCTTCCCACAAGGCACCCGAACCAATCATTAAAATATTATTTTTTTTATCGAGTTCCATCTGTTTATAAGGAAGCATATTCAGTAAAATTCCGTTGGGATAGATCGAATGTCCACCCATGCTGTGTTGAGCTCCTGCAATAGAAATTTTAAGATTTTTTTCTTTGGCGTATTGTACAACCTGCTTTAATTGATTTACAATTTCAACTTTATTGTTGGGGACTATGATTAAAGTATCAATTTCCGTAAGATTCAGTTGACTCGCATCGTTGGTAAAACCTTTTGGAGTTGGAGTTTTACTATCTGCCTCATTCCATTTTGTTTTAAGAATATGAATAACCGGAATTGATAGGAATATAAGAATCATTACAATTCCAATAATAAAAAGGTGCTTTTTTTTCATCTACTGTAGAATAATAGGAGCGAAAATAGGGAAAATTAAAATCTTTATTGTTAAAAAATAATTTTAGCTTTATTCTAATATTTTTGGGAATTTTAAATTGACCTCTGTTTTTAGGGAAATTAAGATTTGTTATCAGTTTCTATTTGGTTGTCTATAACATATTTTAATGCTAAAATAAAGTCGTTCATCAATTTAAAATTAAAATCAGTAACATAATAATGACTTTCTGTTGCATAAGAATATCTCCATTCAGGAAATGACTTATTATGAATTTCAAGCAGTTCTTCTATTGTAAGATTTAAAATATTATATTTGTTTATTTGGTCATCTGGATTGCCAAAATTAGTATTGGTAGAAAGTCTTATAGGTACTAAATTTTCAGATTTAATCAATTTTAGTTCATCGTATTTTTCTTTAATTGCTTTCGAAATCTTTAAAGGAAGTGTTGTAAATAAATCCATAAGAAGATGTGTTTTCTTTATCTTAGTAGGTGTGTTATAATAATGTAGAAGTTTTAAAAATAGCTCAGCAGAAAATGACATATTTACAGCAGCAGGTGATATAATTATAAAAGCGTTATCGTCTCTTAAATTTTTAATTTTTAATGCAGCTTCTAATCCTATTTGATAGAATCCTATTGCACTTAAATAGAGTTGTTGCTGATTATTTTCCATATTAAAAAAATTAAATTAACATACTATCTTCCAAAATCATCCCACCGTCGGCGTATCCTCCTCCTTCAAAATCTTTTTTTCTTTCATGGCAACCATCATCCTTTCGCGTTTATATTCCGTCCAGTCGAATTGATTGAGGAAATCGAGGGCGGCAACAAATCCGGTATTGAAAAGCTGTTCTTTTTCTTCCCTTTTCATAAAGAAATTCAGCCAGCTGCTCGTTCCGCAGTTGACGGTTTTAATGCTGTATAAATTGTAAAATGAATATTTGGTAAGGAAAGATTTGTCATTAAAACCTTTTAAAGTTTCGATGATATTTCCGGCGTAGGAGAGTGGTGTTTTAAGGATCTGTTCGCTCGTTTTTCCTTTCTCTTCATTGATTGCCGAATCGCTCGTTAGCTGTACTCCAAATAAAGGAAGTCTTGGATAGAAAATATCGGTCATATGAAAAAGATCAATCGGAAAATTGGAAATACTTCCACCATCAATAAAAATTCCGACAGGATAAATGTTTTCTTTTGAGGTATTCATCCAGAATTTCCAGGCGTACTTTACAGAATCGTCGTCTTTATTGATGAGCTTTTGCATGGGTTCAAAAAAGAAAGGAACAGACATCGAAGCACGCACAAACTCTGCCGGACTGATGTGTTTCAGCTCTTCTTCAGACCAATAAAGATTCGCCATAATGGGAAGCTGTACTTTTATTTTGGCGTTGATGTCGGTTGTAACAACAATATATTCAGATTTCAACTGATAAAACGGATTGTTTTTAT is drawn from Chryseobacterium muglaense and contains these coding sequences:
- a CDS encoding FAD-binding oxidoreductase is translated as MKKKHLFIIGIVMILIFLSIPVIHILKTKWNEADSKTPTPKGFTNDASQLNLTEIDTLIIVPNNKVEIVNQLKQVVQYAKEKNLKISIAGAQHSMGGHSIYPNGILLNMLPYKQMELDKKNNILMIGSGALWEDAINYLDKYGKSVAVMQAFSSFSIGGSMSVNGHGWQKNLPPVSSSVISFTLMNDKGEIINCSREENPELFKLVIGGYGLFGIILDVKLKVVDNLALKYKSVAMKSDDYLSYYKKFITDNQNVNLVFGRLRVSDKKFLDEATIIYFEKSDVKPLSLAAQKTKNKEIRRIVFRSTVDSEYGKRLRWDLETGMNTILNNTVFTRNELLNGHVSLIENKDPNSTDLLHEYFIPERNFNQFIKDIKPILKDSEIDLLNITLRAVDKDKDSYMNYAREHVFGFVLLFNQKKTVKQENEMKILTNKLVDMTIKNEGTFYLPYRLHIDKTKMRKVYPQSDSFFELKRKYDPQEIFENKFYLHYK
- a CDS encoding glyoxalase gives rise to the protein MTNKIDLRESLNIINSEATTETEIFQNQTLRPILKLQNDLYFSLFTNYALRQKADFSSLSISKKQLFVEQSIQKDAVLKNIFIGITIGMFTLDELEIYQSDSKVFNKRIITMLIERLKSQMK
- a CDS encoding DUF2310 family Zn-ribbon-containing protein, which produces MFIQEVSIEVNSDFSKDELYQEFNLLMSFYRGNGQSQGKIESQYISGNKIVALPYTLEENSLAEENNNIYINKWIEKIQTLSNSFISIKTIGKTQEDYLGCCSCEKSDFYILNTNYISIDSPITCGSCNSSVALYHLPKYYDFGYMPILSWETNYQACDNLQMNCEVGERWALNQMQELGSQLSKQGIQIAKKIEELTDIPTYYFLYNYRKHKSDDLNHPCPSCNKKWSLKERQYFYDFKCDDCRIISTISPNS